The proteins below are encoded in one region of Campylobacter rectus:
- the pbpC gene encoding penicillin-binding protein 1C: MKRVLAKFIKFSAAFALLCFVAFLALDFAYPLDVKALKRENSLILFDKNGRIVALRPSSDEIWRFEAKNIPQTLKDSVILFEDKFFYYHIGVNPFAMIRAAAHNLTHSNRIGASTITMQVARMMKREERTYANKFKEIFTALQLEWHYSKDEILNFYFNLAPYGGNIEGAAAAARFYFGKDLSELSIAECALLSTIPKNPNANRLDKKSNINALKNRAVKLLYKAGVIDQSAFQRAQREPFKNKRYDAVYKARHYAAQALKNGVTHSNLDLNLQILLENALKNTATSLKSKDAYNAAGIIIDNKNMSVAAYVGSHDWRAPQGQNDGVTMSRNVGSTLKPFIFSLGLDEGFITPKSQMIDTEIFLGEYAPKNYDSRFFGIISATEALALSLNIPAVSLNNKLGENSLYELLSSVHLVSYSKEFYAGSIALGSAEMSLLSLAHLYTIYANGGELKPLEVAGKTLLGYGRLISPQSAYLTSKMLSSASRSYLGVVWQYAKDTPQIAFKTGTSYGSRDIYTIGVNNDYTVAVWFGNFNGKKTQNLSGFSDASRTVFDVFKLLAQKQKLSFMNAPSGIESKKTCLDAFKFKECRDEEDDWRIEGVALKDICESIRGDEVGFLLKYGAITQEDIKDSPCYYKFKSYKPLVATPSNNQILLSDENLTKVMLKCYAYVGEEIYLKTDENEWEKVKNASENTLNLTQGKHKLGCLDENSNLTEINIEIRRF, from the coding sequence GACGCTAAAAGATAGCGTTATTTTGTTTGAAGATAAATTTTTCTACTACCACATCGGCGTAAATCCTTTTGCTATGATCCGCGCGGCCGCGCACAATCTCACGCACTCTAACCGCATCGGCGCATCCACGATCACTATGCAAGTCGCGCGCATGATGAAGCGAGAGGAGCGTACCTACGCGAATAAATTTAAAGAAATCTTTACCGCGCTTCAGCTTGAGTGGCATTACAGCAAGGACGAGATTTTAAATTTTTACTTTAATCTCGCTCCATACGGCGGAAACATCGAGGGGGCGGCGGCTGCGGCGAGGTTTTATTTCGGTAAAGACTTGAGCGAGCTTAGTATCGCCGAGTGCGCGCTTTTAAGCACGATCCCAAAAAATCCTAACGCCAACCGCCTAGATAAAAAATCAAATATCAACGCGCTAAAAAACCGCGCCGTCAAGTTGCTTTATAAAGCGGGCGTGATAGACCAAAGCGCATTCCAAAGAGCGCAAAGGGAGCCCTTTAAAAACAAACGCTACGATGCCGTTTATAAGGCCAGGCACTACGCCGCTCAAGCTCTAAAAAACGGCGTTACGCACTCAAATTTAGATCTAAATTTGCAAATTTTACTCGAAAACGCGCTAAAAAATACGGCAACCTCGCTAAAATCAAAAGACGCCTATAACGCCGCGGGGATAATCATCGACAATAAAAATATGAGCGTAGCGGCATACGTAGGCTCGCACGACTGGCGCGCTCCGCAGGGGCAAAACGACGGCGTAACGATGAGTAGAAACGTGGGCTCCACGCTAAAGCCGTTTATATTTTCGCTAGGACTCGACGAGGGGTTCATCACGCCAAAAAGCCAGATGATAGATACCGAAATTTTCCTCGGAGAGTACGCGCCCAAAAACTACGACAGTAGGTTTTTCGGTATCATCTCGGCGACCGAGGCGCTAGCGCTTAGCCTAAATATCCCGGCCGTTAGCCTAAACAACAAACTTGGCGAAAATTCGCTCTACGAGCTGCTTTCTAGCGTGCATTTGGTGAGTTATTCAAAGGAATTTTACGCGGGCAGTATCGCGCTTGGAAGCGCGGAGATGAGCTTGCTAAGCTTAGCCCATCTCTACACTATCTACGCAAACGGCGGCGAGCTAAAACCGCTAGAGGTTGCGGGTAAGACGCTACTAGGCTACGGACGGCTCATTAGCCCGCAAAGCGCGTATCTAACGTCAAAAATGCTCTCCTCCGCTTCTCGCAGCTATCTGGGCGTCGTATGGCAATACGCAAAAGACACGCCTCAAATCGCCTTTAAAACCGGCACCAGCTATGGCTCGCGCGATATCTACACGATCGGCGTAAATAACGACTACACGGTCGCGGTGTGGTTCGGTAACTTTAACGGCAAAAAGACGCAAAATTTAAGCGGATTTAGCGACGCTTCGCGCACGGTTTTTGATGTCTTTAAACTGCTGGCTCAAAAGCAAAAATTATCTTTTATGAACGCGCCAAGCGGCATAGAGAGCAAAAAAACCTGCCTTGACGCGTTTAAATTTAAAGAGTGCAGAGATGAGGAAGACGACTGGCGGATAGAGGGCGTAGCGTTAAAAGATATCTGCGAGAGTATCAGGGGCGACGAGGTAGGATTTTTACTCAAATACGGCGCTATCACGCAAGAAGATATCAAAGACAGCCCTTGTTATTATAAATTTAAAAGCTACAAACCTCTCGTTGCGACGCCGTCAAATAATCAAATTTTGCTAAGCGATGAGAATTTAACCAAAGTTATGTTAAAATGTTACGCGTATGTCGGCGAGGAAATATACCTCAAAACAGACGAAAACGAATGGGAAAAAGTAAAAAACGCGAGCGAAAATACGTTAAATTTAACGCAAGGCAAACATAAGCTCGGGTGCCTGGATGAAAATTCGAATTTAACCGAAATCAATATCGAAATAAGGAGGTTTTAA